The following are encoded together in the Humulus lupulus chromosome 5, drHumLupu1.1, whole genome shotgun sequence genome:
- the LOC133779088 gene encoding uncharacterized protein LOC133779088 yields the protein MDFLLPEFYLCLTTSRRLSQAFGVLFLSASISHSHLNSSLSASRSHADCSFQSSISASRRLSQQDVEGGQQPSKNYIRYATRQKRADSKKALKDLLNKSGASKFSFQDDDSMWRPGG from the exons atggactttttG CTTCCAGAGTTCTATCTCTGCCTCACGACTTCACGCCGACTATCACAAGCTTTTGGAGTTctatttctctcagcctccatctctcactctcaTCTCAACTCATCtctctctgcctcacgaagtcacgccGATTGTAGCTTCCAGAGTTCTATCTCTGCCTCACGCCGACTATCTCAG CAGGATGTAGAAGGAGGTCAACAGCCATCAAAG AATTATATCAGGTATGCAACACGTCAAAAGCGAGCTGATTCTAAGAAGGCATTGAAAGATCTTCTGAACAAAAGTGGGGCCTCCAAATTTTCATTTCAA GATGATGACTCAATGTGGAGACCTGGTGGGTAG